In Urechidicola croceus, a single window of DNA contains:
- the mltG gene encoding endolytic transglycosylase MltG, with the protein MTKKKIIVTGVLIVGIIAASLAFSFYSKIYASNTKENSSIYIPSNTTFEEVLSLISPKLKNPNSFEWVAKKKNYPNVIKSGKYQINSGMSNNDLVNLLRSGNQTPIKLSFNNQESLEKLAGRIAQQIEPDSLSILNALKDEKFLINNKFTLETAIGMYIPNSYEFYWNTSAIKFRDKMLSEYKRFWTDEKLAKAKKQNLTINGVITLASIVQKETATVSERPRVAGLYLNRYRNKWPLQADPTIIFALKQKLGQDVIIKRVLLKDLEIKSKYNTYKNIGLPPGPISMPDISSINAVLNPENHDYYYMCADMNNAGRHAFAKTLAQHNRNAQKYQRWINEQGINR; encoded by the coding sequence ATGACTAAGAAAAAAATAATAGTAACTGGAGTACTAATTGTAGGAATTATTGCTGCATCTCTAGCATTCAGTTTTTACAGTAAAATATACGCTTCAAATACAAAAGAAAATTCATCAATTTATATTCCCTCAAATACTACTTTTGAAGAGGTACTTTCACTAATTTCACCTAAATTAAAAAACCCTAATTCATTTGAATGGGTTGCTAAAAAGAAAAACTATCCTAATGTAATTAAATCTGGCAAATATCAAATAAACTCTGGCATGAGTAATAATGATTTAGTCAACTTATTAAGAAGTGGAAACCAAACACCTATTAAATTATCATTTAATAATCAGGAATCTTTAGAAAAATTAGCTGGAAGAATAGCTCAACAAATAGAGCCAGATTCACTCTCAATTTTAAATGCTTTAAAAGATGAAAAGTTTTTAATAAATAATAAATTTACTTTAGAAACAGCAATAGGAATGTACATTCCTAATAGTTATGAATTTTATTGGAACACATCTGCCATTAAATTTCGTGATAAGATGTTAAGCGAATATAAAAGGTTTTGGACTGATGAAAAATTAGCAAAAGCAAAAAAACAAAATTTAACAATTAATGGTGTCATTACATTAGCCTCTATCGTACAAAAAGAAACTGCTACAGTTAGTGAACGACCTAGAGTTGCTGGATTATATCTAAATAGATATAGAAACAAATGGCCACTTCAAGCCGACCCAACCATAATATTTGCTCTGAAACAAAAATTAGGGCAAGATGTAATTATCAAGCGTGTACTTTTAAAAGATTTAGAAATAAAGTCAAAATACAATACATATAAAAATATAGGTTTACCACCGGGACCAATATCTATGCCAGATATTTCATCCATTAATGCTGTGTTAAACCCTGAAAATCATGATTACTATTATATGTGTGCAGATATGAATAATGCAGGTAGACATGCATTTGCAAAAACCTTGGCTCAACACAATAGAAATGCCCAAAAATATCAACGTTGGATAAATGAGCAAGGTATAAATCGTTAA
- a CDS encoding GNAT family N-acetyltransferase, which yields MKTLTGKHINLRALELADLTFLYTIENDESYWSVSNTQKPFSKFLLQQYLENAHQDIYQAKQLRLLIEESKTTNSVGLIDLFDYEPKHRRAGIGILISPNNENKGYASEALEILINYAFTHLDLHQIHANITEDNIKSIALFEKFGFKKIGLKKDWIFINGKFKNELLYQLIND from the coding sequence ATGAAAACACTTACAGGAAAACATATAAATTTAAGGGCACTTGAATTAGCCGATTTAACTTTTCTATATACTATTGAAAATGATGAGTCATATTGGTCTGTTAGTAATACCCAAAAACCATTCTCAAAGTTTTTATTGCAACAATATTTAGAAAATGCTCATCAAGATATATACCAAGCAAAACAACTTAGATTACTAATTGAAGAAAGTAAAACAACTAATTCTGTTGGATTAATAGACCTTTTTGATTATGAACCAAAGCATAGACGTGCTGGTATTGGAATCTTAATCAGCCCAAATAATGAAAACAAAGGATATGCATCAGAAGCATTAGAAATATTAATTAATTATGCTTTCACTCATTTAGACCTCCACCAAATACATGCAAATATTACCGAAGATAATATCAAAAGTATTGCCCTTTTTGAAAAATTTGGTTTCAAAAAAATTGGATTAAAAAAAGATTGGATTTTCATTAACGGAAAATTTAAAAACGAATTGTTATATCAACTAATAAATGACTAA
- the dapF gene encoding diaminopimelate epimerase: protein MKIQFYKYQGTGNDFVMIDNRETIFPKNNTNLINEICDRRFGVGADGLILLEDSETTDFKMVYFNADGNESSMCGNGGRCLVSFAKQLNIIDTKTTFDAIDGIHHATIENGIVSLQMIDILNVDNFKSHLFLDTGSPHHVEFVSDVNNFDVTNMGRKIRNGAPYFEIGSNVNFAELVNSDTIKVRTYERGVEDETLSCGTGVTAVAIASHVAKKTTNTTINIETLGGNLSVSFENKNGHFENVFLTGPATYVFEGTLDIK, encoded by the coding sequence ATGAAAATACAATTTTACAAATATCAAGGTACAGGAAATGATTTTGTCATGATAGACAATCGTGAAACTATTTTCCCTAAAAACAATACCAATCTCATCAATGAAATATGTGATAGACGTTTTGGTGTTGGTGCTGATGGACTTATATTACTTGAAGATTCAGAAACTACCGATTTTAAAATGGTTTATTTTAATGCTGATGGTAATGAAAGTTCAATGTGTGGTAATGGCGGTAGGTGTCTAGTTTCTTTTGCAAAACAGTTAAATATAATTGATACAAAAACAACCTTTGATGCGATTGATGGTATTCATCATGCGACCATTGAAAATGGAATTGTAAGCCTTCAAATGATTGATATTTTAAATGTTGACAATTTCAAATCTCATTTATTTTTAGATACAGGCTCACCTCATCATGTTGAATTTGTAAGTGATGTAAATAATTTTGACGTAACAAATATGGGACGTAAAATTAGAAATGGCGCTCCCTATTTTGAAATTGGTTCAAATGTAAATTTTGCTGAACTAGTTAATTCTGATACAATTAAAGTAAGAACTTATGAACGTGGAGTTGAAGATGAAACTTTAAGTTGCGGAACTGGAGTTACTGCTGTTGCAATAGCGTCTCATGTTGCAAAAAAAACAACTAATACAACCATTAATATAGAAACATTAGGTGGAAATTTATCTGTTAGTTTTGAAAATAAAAATGGTCACTTTGAAAATGTATTTTTAACTGGACCTGCGACCTATGTATTTGAAGGGACATTGGATATTAAATGA
- a CDS encoding trypsin-like peptidase domain-containing protein, protein MKKILSLVLVSALGGALTLGTYKVFIEKPQVVSQQQESPNDLNNIKTNFNTVPTYAAEVTDFTMASEKTLDAVVHVKNRSVYTTRNPIEELFYGNSSGAKRVQIGMGSGVIVSSDGYIITNNHVINGANEIEIILNDKKTYIGELVGTDVTNDIALVKIDAKDLPYVTFGDSDNVKVGEWVLAVGNPYNLTATVTAGIISAKGRDLLGNNQIESYIQTDAVVNSGNSGGALVNTQGELVGINTMITSTTGSYIGYSFAVPSNIAKKVIEDIIEYGNVQRAFIGINYRELNGDNNKEFSVPNTEGVIVTNVLAESGAEIAGVKENDIIVKANNVKISTFADLNGFLNTKRPDDIVDFTIVRNGKQKIIPVKLYKNVTTAVNQIGLNLENLELKEAKKYNLKHGVKISNINNEKLEYLGLRRGQIITNINGKEIQNVDDVNTVISGLGKTDKIVIEVLTENGVRERYLFR, encoded by the coding sequence ATGAAGAAAATTTTAAGTTTAGTACTTGTGTCTGCACTTGGAGGTGCATTAACGTTAGGAACTTATAAAGTTTTTATTGAAAAACCTCAAGTTGTTTCTCAACAACAAGAGTCTCCAAATGATTTAAATAATATCAAAACCAATTTTAATACTGTACCAACTTACGCTGCCGAAGTAACAGATTTTACAATGGCATCAGAAAAGACATTAGATGCAGTAGTTCATGTTAAAAACAGATCGGTTTATACTACTAGAAACCCTATAGAAGAGTTGTTTTATGGTAATTCATCTGGAGCAAAAAGAGTGCAAATAGGTATGGGAAGTGGTGTTATAGTTTCTTCGGATGGCTATATAATTACAAACAATCATGTAATAAATGGTGCTAATGAAATAGAAATTATTCTAAATGATAAAAAAACATATATAGGAGAGTTGGTTGGAACTGATGTAACAAATGATATTGCATTAGTTAAGATTGATGCAAAGGACTTGCCTTATGTGACGTTTGGAGATTCTGATAATGTAAAAGTTGGAGAGTGGGTATTAGCCGTAGGAAATCCTTATAATTTAACAGCTACTGTGACAGCAGGTATTATTAGTGCAAAGGGTAGAGATCTTTTAGGAAATAATCAAATAGAATCATATATTCAAACTGATGCAGTTGTGAATTCTGGAAATAGTGGTGGTGCACTTGTAAATACACAAGGTGAATTGGTAGGGATTAATACAATGATTACTTCTACTACTGGTTCATATATAGGTTATTCGTTTGCTGTACCATCAAATATTGCTAAAAAAGTGATTGAAGATATTATAGAGTATGGTAATGTTCAAAGAGCTTTTATTGGAATTAATTATCGAGAATTAAATGGAGATAATAATAAAGAATTTAGTGTTCCAAATACAGAAGGTGTAATCGTAACGAATGTTTTAGCCGAAAGCGGTGCAGAAATAGCAGGAGTAAAAGAAAATGACATAATTGTAAAAGCAAATAATGTAAAAATTTCCACTTTTGCAGATTTAAATGGTTTTTTAAATACCAAAAGACCTGATGATATTGTTGATTTTACAATTGTTAGAAATGGAAAACAAAAAATTATTCCTGTAAAACTGTATAAAAATGTTACTACAGCAGTAAATCAAATTGGTTTAAATTTGGAAAATTTAGAACTAAAAGAAGCTAAAAAATATAATTTAAAACATGGAGTTAAAATTAGTAATATCAATAATGAAAAATTAGAATATTTAGGGTTAAGACGAGGACAAATAATCACAAATATTAATGGTAAAGAAATTCAAAATGTTGATGATGTAAATACTGTTATATCAGGTCTAGGAAAAACCGATAAAATTGTAATAGAAGTACTTACCGAAAACGGTGTTAGAGAGCGATATTTGTTTAGATAG
- a CDS encoding glyceraldehyde-3-phosphate dehydrogenase codes for MSENSYEQELAFQTDRRRASIEFIKLISDLWYDKTIELVLFRNQLIDRNVSEILNLLDYATEFVQKPISIFDTVEIARTLKQLNLPPSKLDIGKLVYEYQLDNNDYNIYKFLSVKLKDSTEKEDIVPKDVVLYGFGRIGRLVAREMMSKTGSGQQMRLRAVVTRGTITKTILEKRASLLKSDSIHGEFSGTVRVDIANKALVINGTTVYFISASAPEKIDYIKYGISNALVIDNTGAYRDKKELSRHLIAKGVDKVLLTAPGKDIPNIVYGVNHFEIDPEKHNIFSAASCTTNAISPILKVVNDSFGIISGHLETIHAYTNDQNLVDNMHSKYRRGRAAALNMVITETGAGKAVSKAIPSLEGKLTSNAIRVPVPNGSLAILNLQLENSASEKSINSVMKKYALEGDLVEQIKYSLDNELVSSDIVGSSAPAIFDSNATIATKDGKTVVLYIWYDNEYGYSHQVIRLAKHISKVRRFTYY; via the coding sequence ATGTCAGAGAATTCTTATGAGCAAGAACTTGCTTTTCAAACTGATAGGCGGCGAGCGTCTATTGAATTTATTAAACTTATTAGCGATTTGTGGTATGATAAGACTATTGAGTTGGTTCTTTTTAGAAATCAATTAATTGATAGAAACGTAAGTGAAATATTAAACTTACTTGATTATGCCACAGAATTCGTTCAGAAGCCAATTTCAATATTTGATACTGTTGAAATTGCTCGTACACTTAAACAACTTAATTTACCACCATCAAAACTCGATATAGGAAAGCTAGTTTATGAATATCAACTAGATAATAATGACTATAATATTTATAAATTTTTAAGCGTAAAACTTAAGGATTCTACTGAAAAGGAAGATATAGTTCCCAAAGATGTTGTTCTTTATGGTTTTGGTAGAATAGGTAGACTTGTTGCTCGTGAAATGATGAGTAAAACAGGAAGCGGTCAACAAATGCGTTTAAGAGCAGTAGTTACAAGGGGTACTATTACTAAAACTATATTAGAAAAGCGAGCTTCTTTATTGAAAAGTGATTCTATCCATGGTGAATTTTCTGGGACAGTAAGAGTTGATATTGCTAATAAAGCATTAGTAATTAATGGAACAACTGTTTATTTTATTTCGGCAAGTGCGCCAGAGAAAATAGATTATATAAAATATGGAATAAGCAATGCCTTGGTAATTGATAACACAGGTGCATATAGAGATAAAAAAGAATTAAGTAGACATCTAATTGCCAAAGGAGTAGATAAAGTTTTGCTTACTGCTCCAGGAAAAGATATTCCTAATATTGTTTATGGTGTAAATCATTTTGAAATTGATCCTGAAAAACATAATATTTTTTCTGCAGCATCCTGTACTACAAATGCAATTTCACCTATTTTAAAAGTGGTAAATGATAGTTTTGGTATTATTAGTGGACATTTAGAAACTATTCATGCATATACCAATGATCAAAATTTAGTTGATAATATGCATAGTAAATATCGTAGAGGTAGAGCAGCAGCATTGAATATGGTAATTACTGAAACAGGTGCAGGAAAAGCAGTATCAAAAGCAATTCCGTCACTTGAGGGAAAACTAACCTCAAATGCCATTAGAGTGCCAGTTCCAAATGGATCTTTAGCGATTTTAAACCTTCAATTGGAGAATTCGGCTAGTGAAAAGTCTATTAATTCTGTGATGAAGAAATATGCATTGGAAGGAGATTTGGTAGAGCAAATAAAATACTCACTAGATAATGAGCTCGTTTCTTCTGACATAGTTGGTTCATCTGCTCCGGCAATTTTTGATAGTAATGCTACAATTGCTACTAAAGATGGTAAAACTGTAGTTTTATATATATGGTATGATAATGAATATGGTTATAGTCATCAGGTTATTAGATTGGCTAAACATATTTCTAAGGTAAGAAGGTTTACGTATTACTAG
- a CDS encoding VF530 family protein, giving the protein MKQEQPNNPLHGIKLAEIVQYLVAEYGWEELGEQIKIRSFNNNPTIKSSLKFLRRTAWAREKVEKLYLETIKNSEY; this is encoded by the coding sequence ATGAAACAAGAACAACCAAATAATCCATTACATGGCATAAAACTGGCTGAAATTGTTCAATATCTTGTTGCTGAATACGGTTGGGAAGAATTGGGAGAACAAATTAAAATTCGATCTTTCAACAACAATCCAACAATAAAATCAAGTTTAAAATTCTTAAGAAGAACAGCATGGGCTAGAGAAAAAGTAGAAAAGTTATATCTTGAAACTATAAAAAATTCTGAATATTAA
- a CDS encoding NIPSNAP family protein, with the protein MKLKLSIAILFLIVSCQKKEVNTDINQNINRDYYQLKIYTLQNDEQVATTDTYLKQSYIPSSKKYGIKNIGVFKLRTSETDTIQKIVVLTPFSSLNEIESLENKLLNDQSYLTTGAAYINANHDNPPYQRVQTILLKAFEDMPVLKPSKLDGPREDRIYELRSYLSSTEAIYRNKVDMFNAGGEINLFEKLNFNAVFYGEVISGPNMPNLMYMTTHKNQETRDENWKNFGNSSEWKEMSSLEKYQNNVSHIDIDFLYPTEYSDY; encoded by the coding sequence ATGAAATTAAAACTGAGTATAGCCATCCTTTTCTTAATTGTATCGTGTCAAAAAAAAGAAGTTAATACCGATATTAATCAAAATATAAATCGCGATTATTATCAATTAAAAATCTACACTTTACAAAATGATGAACAAGTTGCAACTACGGATACTTACTTAAAACAAAGTTATATCCCCAGTTCAAAAAAATATGGAATAAAAAATATAGGTGTGTTTAAATTAAGAACTTCTGAAACAGACACAATTCAAAAAATAGTCGTTCTAACTCCATTTTCTTCATTAAATGAAATAGAATCACTAGAAAACAAACTTTTAAACGATCAGTCGTATTTAACAACAGGTGCTGCGTATATCAATGCTAATCATGATAATCCTCCATATCAACGTGTTCAAACTATACTACTAAAAGCATTTGAAGATATGCCTGTTTTAAAACCTTCAAAATTAGATGGACCAAGAGAGGATCGTATTTATGAATTAAGAAGTTATTTATCTTCAACAGAAGCAATTTATAGAAACAAAGTAGATATGTTTAATGCTGGCGGAGAAATTAATCTTTTTGAAAAACTAAACTTTAATGCGGTGTTTTATGGAGAAGTAATTTCAGGTCCAAATATGCCTAATCTAATGTATATGACAACTCATAAAAATCAAGAGACAAGAGATGAAAATTGGAAGAATTTTGGCAATTCTTCTGAATGGAAAGAAATGTCATCATTAGAAAAATACCAAAACAATGTATCTCATATAGATATTGACTTTTTATACCCAACTGAATATTCTGATTATTAA
- a CDS encoding S8 family serine peptidase: MKTKEIINQAKPNRYVVLLGNDSQSSVNKVQKELNIKLTSSQELSSEVRAHDIMSSGNGIIFKNLGIAVVDNIEKAQLSKALVTAQNPIVYFEKEIEFRPVDEFQQLQELKNTAAQLQQQLEKLELFLKQKPNEPISDWANATWGINAIGLESSHFTGKGVDICILDTGFYANHPDFNGRNIIGKSFIQGESWDNDGNGHGTHCTGTAAGNISKVDGTRYGVANEANIVIGKVLSDMGSGSTSGIVDAIDWAIEKKYKVISMSLGSPVGIGQEPSPIFEHIGRKALEQNSLLIAAAGNDSNRPNLPRPVSSPANAESIMAIAAIDKHLKVANFSNGGINVSNGGRIDVSAPGVDILSSYSENAPNGKLYARLNGTSMATPHIAGIAALYWEAYPNLTAAELWLKIEKRAFQLQNQLARDVGQGLGNATVN; this comes from the coding sequence ATGAAGACTAAAGAAATAATAAACCAAGCAAAACCAAATAGATATGTCGTCTTACTTGGAAACGATAGTCAAAGTTCGGTAAATAAAGTTCAAAAAGAATTAAATATTAAACTAACTTCTTCTCAAGAATTAAGTTCAGAAGTAAGAGCACATGATATAATGAGTAGTGGAAATGGGATTATTTTCAAAAACTTAGGTATTGCTGTGGTTGATAATATTGAAAAAGCACAGTTATCAAAAGCACTAGTAACCGCACAAAACCCCATTGTTTATTTTGAAAAAGAAATTGAGTTTCGCCCTGTTGATGAATTTCAACAACTACAAGAGTTAAAAAATACAGCTGCTCAACTACAACAACAATTAGAAAAATTAGAATTGTTTCTAAAACAAAAACCAAATGAACCAATAAGTGATTGGGCTAATGCTACTTGGGGAATAAATGCAATTGGACTTGAATCTAGTCACTTTACTGGAAAAGGTGTTGACATTTGTATTCTTGATACGGGTTTTTATGCCAATCACCCAGATTTTAATGGTAGAAATATTATCGGGAAATCATTCATTCAAGGTGAATCTTGGGACAACGATGGAAATGGACATGGTACACATTGTACAGGAACGGCAGCTGGAAACATTTCAAAAGTTGACGGAACAAGATATGGTGTTGCTAATGAAGCAAATATTGTCATTGGTAAAGTTTTATCGGATATGGGAAGTGGAAGTACTAGTGGAATTGTTGATGCTATAGATTGGGCTATAGAAAAAAAATACAAAGTGATTTCAATGTCTCTCGGTTCACCTGTTGGAATTGGTCAAGAGCCATCACCAATTTTCGAACATATCGGAAGAAAAGCACTTGAGCAAAATTCTTTATTGATTGCCGCCGCTGGAAATGATAGTAATAGACCTAATTTACCTCGACCTGTTAGTAGTCCAGCAAATGCCGAATCGATAATGGCAATTGCTGCAATTGATAAACATCTAAAAGTTGCCAATTTTTCAAATGGAGGTATAAATGTAAGTAATGGAGGAAGAATTGATGTATCGGCTCCTGGCGTGGATATTTTAAGTTCATATTCAGAAAATGCTCCAAACGGAAAACTTTATGCTCGCTTAAATGGAACGAGTATGGCAACACCACATATTGCAGGAATAGCAGCATTGTATTGGGAAGCATACCCGAACTTAACCGCTGCAGAATTATGGTTGAAAATTGAAAAACGTGCTTTTCAATTACAAAATCAATTAGCAAGAGATGTAGGACAAGGATTAGGAAACGCAACTGTAAACTAA
- a CDS encoding DUF2589 domain-containing protein: METLKQILEKNHNSKTKTELVKMMSNLSKLISPEEYETVSGIKPSELNDITKKEILAVIDDFKDNYKKEWENSIPNATSNVIKALFERIDKDEASFNTLAASDSDFPAELGNIDFAKLISGPLNAAVEAQNSASMATVNFIKEVGFDDDNNIRMTDFSYTKTVPNPNLGADPTTLPPGTDVTSPTLSEDVSLEVPFISILNVPSLRIETVDIDINVKLNSVFTKQLKTTIGIDGSLGIKYGPVNFKVSASYRRSSSTGVKVEKQYTMGVKVTATNDEIPAGLEKVLNLLSA, from the coding sequence ATGGAAACTTTAAAACAAATTCTTGAAAAAAACCACAACTCAAAAACAAAAACTGAGTTAGTAAAAATGATGTCTAACCTGTCAAAACTTATTTCACCAGAGGAATATGAAACTGTGAGCGGTATCAAACCAAGTGAATTAAATGATATCACTAAAAAAGAAATACTTGCTGTTATTGATGATTTTAAAGATAATTATAAAAAAGAATGGGAAAATTCTATTCCAAATGCCACATCAAATGTTATTAAAGCTTTATTTGAAAGAATAGATAAAGATGAAGCTAGTTTTAATACTTTAGCAGCTTCTGATTCTGATTTTCCTGCAGAACTTGGAAATATTGATTTTGCAAAATTAATAAGCGGTCCATTAAACGCAGCTGTAGAAGCGCAAAACAGTGCATCAATGGCTACAGTAAATTTTATAAAAGAAGTTGGTTTTGATGATGATAACAATATCAGAATGACCGATTTTAGTTATACAAAAACCGTTCCTAACCCGAATCTTGGTGCTGATCCTACAACACTACCACCCGGAACAGATGTTACGAGTCCTACTCTTTCTGAAGATGTATCACTAGAGGTTCCATTTATTTCAATATTAAACGTACCAAGTTTAAGAATTGAAACTGTTGATATCGATATTAATGTAAAATTAAACTCTGTTTTCACAAAACAATTAAAAACAACTATTGGTATTGATGGCTCACTTGGAATCAAATATGGACCTGTAAACTTTAAGGTATCCGCTTCGTACAGAAGGTCATCGAGTACTGGTGTTAAAGTTGAAAAACAATACACAATGGGTGTTAAAGTTACTGCTACGAATGATGAAATTCCTGCAGGTTTAGAGAAAGTATTGAATTTATTGTCAGCCTAA
- the ligA gene encoding NAD-dependent DNA ligase LigA encodes MTTDIQGKINQLREELRQHNYNYYVLDNATISDYEFDLKLKELQKLEDENPDFFDSNSPTQRVGGEITKNFETVKHKNRMYSLDNSYSKEDLLDWEKRIQKNTGIDDIEYTCELKYDGASINLTYENGKLMSAVTRGDGFQGDDVTANIKTIKSIPLVLQGKFADSFQIRGEIILPLDGFNKMNLDRVEAGEDPYKNPRNTASGSLKLQDSSEVASRPLDCLLYHVVADNLPFISHFETLQNARKVGFKVPDAIKICKSIDEVFDFINFWDVARNELPYETDGVVVKVNNLHQQDELGYTAKAPRWAIAYKFKAEQESTILNEITYQVGRTGAITPVANLEPVLLAGTIVRRASLHNADQIEKLDIRINDTVFVEKGGEIIPKVVGVDFSKRPKDSVPTQYITHCPDCNSELVRKEGDAKHYCPNEYGCPTQITGRIQHYISRKAMDIEGLGAETVELLFKEGLIHNYADLYDLREEQVVPLERMAEKSAKNMVLGIEKSKEIPFEKVLFALGIRFVGETVAKKLAKHYKSIDHLMSASFEDLTSVDEIGERIAQSIINFSNDLTNIQLVERLKKYGVQLELSAESLENQTDKLKDKVFVVSGVFTKMNRNELKKAIEDNGGKVSSSISKKTNYIVAGDNMGPSKRTKAESLGVPLISEDDFISMLN; translated from the coding sequence ATGACAACAGATATACAGGGAAAAATTAACCAACTAAGAGAAGAATTACGTCAACACAATTACAATTATTATGTGCTGGATAATGCTACAATATCAGATTACGAATTTGATTTAAAACTCAAAGAATTACAGAAATTAGAAGATGAAAACCCTGATTTTTTTGATTCAAATTCACCTACACAAAGGGTCGGTGGAGAAATAACCAAAAATTTCGAGACAGTAAAACATAAGAATAGAATGTATTCATTGGATAATTCTTATTCAAAAGAAGACTTGTTGGACTGGGAAAAAAGAATTCAAAAAAATACTGGTATTGATGATATTGAATATACTTGTGAATTAAAATATGATGGAGCATCCATCAATTTAACTTATGAAAATGGGAAATTGATGAGTGCTGTTACTCGAGGTGACGGTTTTCAAGGTGATGATGTCACTGCAAATATCAAAACCATAAAATCAATTCCATTAGTTTTACAAGGAAAATTTGCAGATTCATTTCAAATACGTGGAGAAATTATTTTGCCATTAGATGGTTTTAATAAAATGAACCTAGATAGAGTTGAAGCTGGAGAAGATCCATATAAAAACCCTAGAAATACTGCAAGTGGTAGTTTAAAATTACAAGATAGTTCTGAAGTTGCTAGCCGTCCATTAGATTGTCTATTATACCATGTTGTTGCAGATAATTTACCTTTTATATCTCATTTTGAAACACTTCAAAATGCTCGAAAAGTAGGATTTAAAGTTCCAGATGCTATAAAAATATGTAAAAGTATTGATGAGGTTTTTGACTTCATCAATTTTTGGGATGTTGCACGTAATGAATTGCCTTATGAAACAGATGGAGTTGTAGTAAAAGTTAATAATTTGCATCAACAAGATGAGTTGGGTTATACCGCAAAAGCACCTCGATGGGCAATTGCTTATAAGTTTAAAGCAGAACAAGAAAGTACTATTTTAAATGAAATAACATATCAAGTTGGTCGAACAGGAGCAATAACACCAGTAGCAAATTTAGAGCCAGTCTTACTTGCTGGAACAATTGTTAGAAGAGCATCATTGCACAATGCTGATCAGATAGAAAAATTAGATATACGAATTAATGATACTGTTTTTGTTGAAAAAGGTGGAGAAATTATCCCAAAAGTGGTTGGTGTAGATTTTTCAAAACGACCAAAAGATTCTGTACCAACACAGTACATTACTCATTGTCCTGATTGTAATTCAGAATTGGTAAGGAAGGAAGGTGATGCAAAACATTATTGTCCGAATGAATATGGTTGTCCAACTCAAATAACAGGTAGAATTCAACATTATATCAGTAGAAAGGCTATGGATATAGAGGGTTTAGGTGCTGAAACTGTTGAATTGTTGTTTAAAGAAGGGTTAATTCATAATTATGCTGATTTGTATGATTTGCGAGAGGAGCAAGTTGTACCTTTAGAGCGTATGGCCGAAAAATCAGCTAAAAATATGGTGCTTGGAATAGAAAAGTCTAAAGAAATTCCTTTTGAAAAAGTATTGTTTGCTCTTGGAATTAGATTTGTAGGTGAAACTGTTGCTAAAAAGTTAGCAAAACATTACAAATCGATTGATCATTTAATGTCTGCGTCATTTGAAGATTTGACGAGTGTTGATGAAATTGGTGAACGAATAGCACAAAGTATAATTAATTTTTCAAATGACTTGACAAATATTCAATTGGTTGAACGATTAAAAAAATATGGAGTTCAATTAGAATTATCTGCAGAATCTTTAGAAAACCAAACAGATAAGTTAAAAGATAAAGTTTTTGTAGTTTCTGGAGTTTTTACAAAAATGAATCGAAATGAATTAAAAAAAGCGATTGAAGATAATGGAGGTAAAGTTTCTAGTTCTATTTCAAAAAAGACAAATTACATTGTGGCTGGAGATAATATGGGACCTAGTAAAAGAACAAAAGCAGAATCATTAGGAGTGCCTTTAATTTCTGAAGACGATTTTATATCAATGCTAAACTAA